The following are encoded in a window of Streptomyces griseiscabiei genomic DNA:
- a CDS encoding bifunctional riboflavin kinase/FAD synthetase, whose translation MQRWRGLEDIPEDWGRSVVTIGSYDGVHRGHQLILRHAVERARELGVPSVAVTFDPHPSEVVRPGTHPPLLAPHHRRAELMAELGVDAVLVLPFTSEFSRLSPADFVVKVLVDKLRAKAVVEGPNFRFGHKAAGDVAFLAEQGKTYDFDVEVVDLFVTGEAGGGQPFSSTLTRRLVGEGDVEGAREILGRPHRVEGVVVRGAQRGRELGFPTANVETLPHTAIPADGVYAGWLHVDGEAMPAAISVGTNPQFDGTERTVEAYAIDRVGLDLYGLHVAVDFLAFVRGQAKFDSLEALLVAMGEDVKRCRELIGAYAGE comes from the coding sequence GTGCAGCGCTGGCGTGGCTTGGAGGACATCCCCGAGGACTGGGGGCGCAGCGTCGTCACCATCGGTTCCTACGACGGGGTGCACCGCGGGCACCAGCTGATCCTCCGGCACGCCGTGGAACGCGCGCGTGAGCTGGGGGTTCCCTCCGTCGCCGTCACCTTCGACCCGCACCCCAGCGAGGTCGTGCGCCCCGGCACCCATCCGCCGCTGCTCGCCCCGCACCACCGCCGCGCCGAGCTGATGGCAGAGCTGGGCGTGGACGCGGTCCTCGTCCTGCCCTTCACCAGCGAGTTCTCCCGGCTCTCCCCGGCCGACTTCGTCGTCAAGGTCCTGGTCGACAAACTGCGCGCCAAGGCCGTCGTCGAGGGCCCCAACTTCCGCTTCGGCCACAAGGCCGCCGGGGACGTGGCGTTCCTGGCCGAGCAGGGCAAGACGTACGACTTCGACGTCGAGGTCGTCGATCTGTTCGTCACCGGCGAGGCGGGCGGCGGACAGCCGTTCTCCTCGACCCTGACCCGACGGCTGGTCGGCGAGGGCGATGTCGAGGGCGCGCGCGAGATCCTCGGCCGCCCCCACCGTGTCGAGGGCGTCGTGGTACGCGGCGCCCAGCGCGGTCGCGAACTGGGCTTCCCGACGGCCAACGTCGAGACCCTCCCGCACACCGCGATCCCCGCCGACGGCGTCTACGCCGGCTGGCTGCACGTCGACGGCGAGGCCATGCCCGCCGCGATCTCCGTCGGCACCAACCCGCAGTTCGACGGCACCGAGCGCACGGTCGAGGCATACGCCATCGACCGCGTCGGCCTCGACCTCTACGGCCTCCACGTCGCCGTCGACTTCCTCGCCTTCGTGCGCGGCCAGGCGAAGTTCGACTCGCTGGAGGCGCTGCTGGTGGCGATGGGCGAGGACGTGAAGAGGTGCCGGGAGCTGATCGGGGCGTACGCGGGGGAGTAG